Proteins co-encoded in one Apodemus sylvaticus chromosome 6, mApoSyl1.1, whole genome shotgun sequence genomic window:
- the Adss1 gene encoding adenylosuccinate synthetase isozyme 1: MSGTRASNDRPPGTGGVKRGRLQQEAAATGSRVTVVLGAQWGDEGKGKVVDLLATDADIVSRCQGGNNAGHTVVVDGKEYDFHLLPSGIINTKAVSFIGNGVVIHLPGLFEEAEKNEKKGLKDWEKRLIISDRAHLVFDFHQAVDGLQEVQRQAQEGKNIGTTKKGIGPTYSSKAARTGLRICDLLSDFDEFSARFKILAHQHQSMFPNLEIDVEGQLKRLKGFAERIRPMVRDGVYFMYEALHGPPKKILVEGANAALLDIDFGTYPFVTSSNCTVGGVCTGLGIPPQNIGDVYGVVKAYTTRVGIGAFPTEQINEIGDLLQNRGHEWGVTTGRKRRCGWLDLMILRYAHMVNGFTALALTKLDILDVLSEIKVGISYKLNGKRIPYFPANQEILQKVEVEYETLPGWKADTTGARKWEDLPPQAQSYVRFVENHLGVAVKWVGVGKSRESMIQLF, from the exons ATGTCCGGGACCCGAGCCTCCAACGACCGGCCCCCCGGCACAGGCGGAGTCAAGAGGGGGCGGCTGCAGCAGGAGGCAGCGGCGACAGGCTCCCGCGTGACCGTGGTGCTGGGCGCGCAGTGGGGGGACGAGGGCAAAGGCAAGGTGGTGGACCTGCTGGCCACGGACGCCGACATCGTCAGTCGCTGCCAG GGGGGCAACAATGCTGGGCACACAGTAGTGGTGGACGGCAAGGAGTATGACTTTCACCTGCTGCCCAGCGGCATTATCAACACCAAGGCCGTGTCATTCATTG GCAATGGTGTGGTCATCCACTTGCCGGGCTTGTTTGAAGAGGCAGAGAAGAACGAGAAGAAAG GGCTGAAGGACTGGGAGAAGCGGCTCATCATCTCTGACCGGGCTCACCTtg TGTTCGACTTCCACCAGGCAGTGGACGGGCTACAGGAAGTACAACGCCAAGCACAAGAGGGGAAGAA TATCGGCACCACCAAGAAGGGAATCGGACCAACTTACTCCTCCAAAGCTGCCCGGACAGGCCTCCGCATCTGTGACCTCCTGTCAGATTTTGACGAGTTTTCTGCCAG ATTCAAGATCCTGGCCCACCAGCACCAGTCCATGTTCCCCAACCTGGAAATTGATGTGGAAGGTCAACTCAAAAGGCTCAAG GGTTTTGCTGAGCGGATCAGGCCCATGGTTCGAGATGGTGTCTACTTCATGTACGAGGCTCTCCATGGCCCTCCCAAGAAGATCCTGGTGGAAGGTGCCAACGCCGCCCTGCTTGACATAGATTTCG GGACCTACCCCTTTGTGACGTCTTCCAACTGCACTGTGGGTGGTGTGTGCACCGGCCTGGGCATCCCGCCCCAGAACATAGGTGATGTGTACGGAGTAGTAAAGGCCTACACCACCCGTGTGGGCATTGGGGCCTTCCCCACAGAGCAGATCAAT GAAATTGGAGATCTGCTGCAGAACCGTGGCCATGAGTGGGGGGTCACCACAGGCAGGAAGAGGCGCTGCGGCTGGCTGGACCTGATGATCCTCCGATATGCTCACATGGTCAATGGCTTCACTGC GCTGGCATTGACCAAGCTGGACATCCTGGATGTCCTGAGCGAGATTAAAGTTGGCATCTCCTACAAGCTCAACGGGAAGAGGATTCCCTATTTCCCTG CTAACCAGGAGATACTGCAGAAGGTGGAGGTGGAGTATGAAACACTGCCTGGGTGGAAAGCGGACACCACGGGGGCCAGGAAGTGGGAGGACCTGCCCCCGCAGGCCCAGAGCTATGTGCGCTTCGTGGAGAATCACCTGGGTGTTGCAG TCAAATGGGTCGGCGTTGGAAAGTCCAGAGAGTCCATGATCCAGCTGTTTTAG